A window of the Xenopus laevis strain J_2021 chromosome 9_10L, Xenopus_laevis_v10.1, whole genome shotgun sequence genome harbors these coding sequences:
- the LOC121398074 gene encoding histone H2A type 1-like, translating into MSGRGKQGGKTRAKAKTRSSRAGLQFPVGRVHRLLRKGNYAERVGAGAPVYLAAVLEYLTAEILELAGNAARDNKKTRIIPRHLQLAVRNDEELNKLLGGVTIAQGGVLPNIQSVLLPKKTESSKSAKSK; encoded by the coding sequence ATGTCTGGAAGAGGCAAACAAGGTGGCAAGACCCGCGCTAAGGCAAAGACTCGCTCATCTCGGGCTGGGCTGCAGTTCCCAGTGGGCCGTGTTCACAGGCTCTTGAGGAAgggcaattatgccgagcggGTGGGAGCCGGAGCTCCGGTCTATCTGGCCGCAGTGCTCGAGTACCTGACCGCTGAGATCCTGGAGTTGGCCGGTAACGCTGCCCGGGATAACAAGAAGACCCGCATCATCCCCAGGCACCTGCAGCTCGCTGTGCGCAACGATGAGGAGCTCAACAAACTGCTCGGAGGAGTCACTATCGCTCAGGGCGGGGTCCTGCCCAACATCCAGTCCGTGCTGCTGCCCAAGAAAACCGAGAGCTCCAAGTCGGCCAAGAGCAAGTGA
- the LOC121398076 gene encoding histone H2B 1.1-like, protein MPEPAKSAPAAKKGSKKAVTKTQKKDGKKRRKTRKESYAIYVYKVLKQVHPDTGISSKAMSIMNSFVNDVFERIAGEASRLAHYNKRSTITSREIQTAVRLLLPGELAKHAVSEGTKAVTKYTSAK, encoded by the coding sequence ATGCCTGAACCAGCCAAGTCCGCTCCAGCCGCAAAGAAAGGCTCTAAGAAAGCGGTGACCAAGACTCAGAAGAAAGACGGGAAGAAGCGCAGGAAGACAAGGAAGGAGAGTTACGCCATTTACGTGTACAAGGTGCTGAAGCAGGTGCACCCCGATACCGGCATCTCGTCCAAGGCCATGAGCATCATGAACTCCTTTGTCAACGATGTGTTTGAGCGCATCGCAGGGGAAGCCTCCCGCCTGGCTCATTATAACAAACGCTCCACCATCACCTCCCGGGAGATCCAGACCGCGGTCCGCCTGCTGCTGCCTGGGGAGTTGGCCAAACACGCCGTGTCCGAGGGCACCAAGGCTGTCACCAAGTACACCAGCGCCAAGTAA
- the LOC108703799 gene encoding histone H4 translates to MSGRGKGGKGLGKGGAKRHRKVLRDNIQGITKPAIRRLARRGGVKRISGLIYEETRGVLKVFLENVIRDAVTYTEHAKRKTVTAMDVVYALKRQGRTLYGFGG, encoded by the coding sequence ATGTCTGGACGTGGCAAAGGAGGAAAAGGACTGGGGAAAGGAGGCGCCAAGCGGCACAGGAAGGTGCTCAGGGACAACATCCAGGGCATCACCAAGCCCGCCATCCGCCGCCTGGCACGGAGAGGGGGAGTCAAGCGCATCTCTGGCCTCATCTATGAGGAGACTCGTGGGGTCCTCAAGGTTTTCCTGGAGAATGTCATCCGGGACGCCGTCACCTACACCGAACACGCCAAGAGGAAGACCGTTACCGCCATGGATGTGGTGTACGCTCTCAAGCGCCAGGGCCGCACTCTCTACGGCTTCGGCGGATAA
- the LOC121398078 gene encoding histone H2B 1.1-like — protein MPEPAKSAPAAKKGSKKAVTKTQKKDGKKRRKTRKESYAIYVYKVLKQVHPDTGISSKAMSIMNSFVNDVFERIAGEASRLAHYNKRSTITSREIQTAVRLLLPGELAKHAVSEGTKAVTKYTSAK, from the coding sequence ATGCCTGAACCAGCCAAGTCCGCTCCAGCCGCAAAGAAAGGCTCTAAGAAAGCGGTGACCAAGACTCAGAAGAAAGACGGGAAGAAGCGCAGGAAGACAAGGAAGGAGAGTTACGCCATTTACGTGTACAAGGTGCTGAAGCAGGTGCACCCTGATACCGGCATCTCGTCCAAGGCCATGAGCATCATGAACTCCTTTGTCAACGATGTGTTTGAGCGCATCGCAGGGGAAGCCTCCCGCCTGGCTCATTATAACAAGCGCTCCACCATCACCTCCCGGGAGATCCAGACCGCGGTCCGACTGCTGCTGCCTGGGGAGTTGGCCAAGCACGCCGTGTCCGAGGGCACCAAGGCTGTCACCAAGTACACCAGCGCCAAGTAA
- the LOC121398056 gene encoding histone H1B-like translates to MAETAPAPPPAEPAAKAKKKQQPKKAAAKAKKPSGPSASDLLVKAVSACKERSGVSLAALKKALAAGGYDVDKNNSRLKLALKALVTKGTLTQVKGTGASGSFKLNKKQLEGKDKAVAKKKPEAPKAKKPAVAKKAPKSPKKHKKVSAKSPKKVKKAAATGAKSPKKPKAAKAKKATKSPAKKAAKPKAAKSPTKKPSKLKATKPKAAKPKAAAKAKKAAPKK, encoded by the coding sequence ATGGCCGAGACCGCTCCTGCTCCTCCCCCGGCTGAACCCGCCGCTAAAGCCAAGAAGAAGCAGCAGCCCAAGAAGGCAGCGGCTAAAGCCAAGAAACCCTCCGGTCCAAGCGCGTCCGACCTCCTAGTGAAAGCCGTGTCCGCCTGTAAGGAGCGCAGCGGGGTGTCCCTGGCCGCTCTCAAGAAGGCTCTGGCTGCCGGAGGCTACGATGTGGACAAGAACAACAGCCGCCTCAAGCTGGCTCTCAAGGCCTTGGTCACTAAGGGGACTCTCACCCAAGTCAAAGGCACCGGAGCCTCCGGATCCTTCAAGCTCAACAAGAAGCAGCTGGAGGGGAAGGACAAGGCGGTGGCCAAGAAGAAGCCCGAGGCGCCCAAAGCCAAGAAACCGGCAGTGGCAAAGAAGGCGCCCAAGTCTCCTAAGAAGCACAAGAAGGTCTCTGCAAAGAGCCCCAAGAAGGTGAAGAAAGCGGCGGCGACGGGCGCCAAAAGCCCCAAGAAGCCCAAAGCTGCCAAAGCCAAGAAGGCGACTAAGAGTCCGGCTAAAAAGGCCGCCAAGCCCAAAGCTGCCAAGAGCCCGACTAAGAAGCCCAGCAAGCTTAAAGCTACGAAGCCCAAGGCGGCCAAACCCAAAGCAGCGGCTAAAGCAAAGAAGGCCGCTCCTAAGAAGTGA
- the LOC121398089 gene encoding histone H4 codes for MSGRGKGGKGLGKGGAKRHRKVLRDNIQGITKPAIRRLARRGGVKRISGLIYEETRGVLKVFLENVIRDAVTYTEHAKRKTVTAMDVVYALKRQGRTLYGFGG; via the coding sequence ATGTCTGGACGCGGCAAAGGAGGAAAAGGACTGGGGAAAGGAGGCGCCAAGCGGCACAGGAAGGTGCTCAGGGATAACATCCAGGGCATCACCAAGCCCGCCATCCGCCGCCTGGCACGGAGAGGGGGAGTCAAGCGCATCTCTGGCCTCATCTATGAGGAGACTCGTGGGGTCCTCAAGGTTTTCCTGGAGAATGTCATCCGGGACGCCGTCACCTACACCGAGCACGCCAAGAGGAAGACCGTTACCGCCATGGATGTGGTGTACGCTCTCAAGCGCCAGGGCCGCACTCTCTACGGCTTCGGCGGATAA
- the LOC108703789 gene encoding histone H2A type 1-like — translation MSGRGKQGGKTRAKAKTRSSRAGLQFPVGRVHRLLRKGNYAERVGAGAPVYLAAVLEYLTAEILELAGNAARDNKKTRIIPRHLQLAVRNDEELNKLLGGVTIAQGGVLPNIQSVLLPKKTESSKSAKSK, via the coding sequence ATGTCTGGAAGAGGCAAACAAGGTGGCAAGACCCGCGCTAAGGCAAAGACTCGCTCATCTCGGGCCGGGCTGCAGTTCCCAGTGGGCCGTGTTCACAGGCTCTTGAGGAAgggcaattatgccgagcggGTGGGAGCCGGAGCTCCGGTCTATCTGGCCGCAGTGCTCGAGTACCTGACCGCTGAGATCCTGGAGTTGGCCGGTAACGCTGCCCGGGATAACAAGAAGACCCGCATCATCCCCAGGCACCTGCAGCTCGCTGTGCGCAACGATGAGGAGCTCAACAAACTGCTCGGAGGAGTCACTATCGCTCAGGGCGGGGTCCTGCCCAACATCCAGTCCGTGCTGCTGCCCAAGAAAACCGAGAGCTCCAAGTCGGCCAAGAGCAAGTGA